One window of Triticum urartu cultivar G1812 unplaced genomic scaffold, Tu2.1 TuUngrouped_contig_6724, whole genome shotgun sequence genomic DNA carries:
- the LOC125531016 gene encoding peroxidase 2-like yields MSVLDPRHLLLGLAAAASAQLSVTFYDASCPSALATIKSGVTAAGCNASVLLADTANFTGEQTVFPKVNSIRGLDVIDRIKAHVEAVCAQTVSCADILAVAARDSIVALGGPSYTVPLGRRDSTSVSLSKANRDLPPPTSDLTDLVGNFSRKGLSVTDMVALSGN; encoded by the exons atgtcagtcttagatccacgacaccTGCTTCTTGGCCTGGCcgcggcggcgtcggcacagctGTCGGTAACATTCTATGATGCATCCTGCCCGAGCGCATTGGCGACGATCAAGAGCGGCGTGACGGCGGCG GGATGCAACGCGTCGGTGCTGCTTGCCGACACCGCCAACTTCACTGGTGAGCAGACCGTGTTCCCCAAGGTCAACTCCATCAG GGGACTCGACGTCATCGACAGGATCAAGGCGCATGTCGAGGCCGTCTGTGCACAGACCGTCTCTTGTGCCGACATCCTCGCCGTCGCTGCCCGAGACTCCATCGTCGCC CTAGGAGGGCCTTCATATACGGTTCCGTTGGGGAGAAGGGACTCCACCAGCGTGAGCCTCTCGAAGGCAAACAGGGACCTCCCTCCGCCAACCTCCGACCTCACTGATCTCGTCGGCAACTTCTCCAGGAAAGGGCTCAGTGTAACCGACATGGTTGCACTGTCAGGTAATTAA